A section of the Acipenser ruthenus chromosome 39, fAciRut3.2 maternal haplotype, whole genome shotgun sequence genome encodes:
- the LOC131707274 gene encoding uncharacterized protein LOC131707274 isoform X2: protein MDRDALAELLQALESRRDAEERRREERYTALIERVGLAVAAVTTPTTTPVMSPPKARAMKMSAEDDPEAYLVAFERLATAAAWPREFWASQLGPCLIGEAQAAYQAMSDQHATEYDRVKQAILRRLNITTETHRARFREYRRAPETRPRVVAERLCDHMVHWLTPGKKTVQQMGEAIVVEQFCHVVGAETQAWIRRHNPDTLEEAVKLAEDFEDSLTSARIGILSAPALRSSRALSPSPPTSSPPPPSFQGPRPPRAPTPLGPLASPPWRSRLAPSWGRGAAPAPLPYQQRDRFLTHAPSVPPICFRCHQPGHLARSCPAAMECDVAACNWAPETDS, encoded by the exons aTGGACCGCgacgcgctggcggagctgctgcaggcactggagagcagacgggacgcagaggagagaaggagggaggagcgctatacagcgctcattgaacgggtaggactgGCCGTGGCTGCGGTAACGACCCCGACTACAACACCGGTGATGTCGCCCCCAaaggcacgggcgatgaagatgtcggcggaggatgacccggaggcgtacttggtggcattcgagcggctggctaccgcggcggcttggccgcgggagttctgggccagccaattgggaccctgcctgattggggaggctcaggcagcttaccaggccaTGAGTGACCAGCACGCCACTGAGTATGACcgggtcaagcaggctatcctccgccgactcaacattactaccgagacccaccgggcgcggtttcgggagtaccggagagccccggagacacgccccagggtggttgcggagaggttgtgcgaccacatggtgcattggctgacccccgggaagaagaccgtccagcagatgggggaagccattgtggtagaacagttctgccatgtggtcggcgccgaaacccaggcgtggatacggcgccacaaccccgacaccctggaggaggcggtcaaattggccgaagattttgaggactccctgacctctgcccggatcgggatcctgtccgcccctgcccttcggagcagccgcgctctctctccctctcctccaacatcatcgccaccacccccctcgttccagggacccagacctcccagagcaccgaccccattgggcccccttgcctcccccccatggagatcaaggttggcccccagctggggtagaggtgctgcccctgccccgttgccataccagcagcgggacagatttctaacccatgccccctctgtccctcctatctgttttaggtgccaccagccgggacatctggccaggtcatgccccgctgccatggagtgtgacgtggccgcgtgcaattgggcacctgagactg acagctag
- the LOC131707274 gene encoding uncharacterized protein LOC131707274 isoform X1: protein MECDVAACNWAPETGKRGENGREGPCLINVVLGNVKTHALVDTGCEQTLIRTALLGGVSWRPRGQVAISCIHGDTAAYPTLKVYLSVGPIKRHLVVGVAERLPHPVILGRDWPKFKELMKKMAVSATHVNVAEKKKKERIGDVFPFHTEMFSPLFRPRKTNKERRTAKWEGALLRQGWGLVGECCNGNKRQSKGVGTQCDRESEVTGPTRADVIPAPLDVPDPWYSSADLVWGQHNDPSLVHAWGQVRSIEGKDVDGAGALVYPHFSIKGQLLYRVNLAAGTGQPVTQLLVPPSCRLEVMRLAHDIPFAGHLGAEKTRERILARFYWVGLHTDVSKYVATCPDCQRVAPGRVRPAPLVPLPIISTPFERIAMDIVGPLLPSDSGYTHILVVVDYATRYPEAVPLRSTSAAAIATELAQIMARVGIPKEILTDHGTNFLSNTLQQVYKILKIRPIRTSVYHPQSDGLVERFNQTLKSMLRRFVTQEQKHWASLLPYLLFAVREVPQSSTGFSPFELLYGRQPRGILDLLREGWEEHKGSSKNVVKYVLLLRDRLDLVGRLAQDNLRSAQHRQEQHYNKNARIRTFRPGDKVMLLLPSSESKLCAKWQGPYEVIRAIGKVNYEIRQPDRRNEREIYHINLLKPWQAREVLFIAPGNMEDDLGPCPETPSTRAISMGEQLVPDQQRELRKLIEEFSDVFSDVPGRTNLVEYDIISPPGVTVRERPYRIPESRRSGVRKEVWDMLELGVIEPSRSEWCSPIVIVAKKDGTNRFCVDFRKVNAIAKFDAYPMPRVDELLDRLGKARFISTLDLTKGYWQIPLTRSSREKTAFSTPEGLFHFKTMPFGLHGAPAAFQRLMDQVLRPHHEYAAAYIDDVVIYSSTWREHLARVAAVLQSLRAARLTANLRKCAFAKTETQYLGFLMGNGRVRPVVTKIQALVDAAIPKTKTQVRSLLGLAGYYRRFIPEYATVVNPLVDLTKKSAPNLIKWSAECQGAFDTIKRKLCQAPTLITPDFTKRFILHTDASDVGLGAVLSQKVAGVEHPILYISKKMLPRERNYSVVEKECLAIKWATHSLRYYLLGHSFDLVTDHAPLKWLSTMKDSNARITRWYLALQPFMYHMVHRAGKDHQNADYFSREGGAMGKVDLAECSFGSTLSGGICDRNTMSSGDKSSSRPVRALKNGRRSIWKGWPDSSFPGPESGSAWKEARLCCKTVLI, encoded by the coding sequence atggagtgtgacgtggccgcgtgcaattgggcacctgagactggtaagcgtggggaaaatggtcgggaggggccttgtctgattaatgtggtgttagggaatgtgaaaacccacgcattagtggacacagggtgtgagcaaaccttgattaggacagctctcctgggcggtgtgtcgtggcggccacgaggtcaggtggccatctcctgtatccatggagacacggcggcataccccacattaaaagtatatttatcggtaggaccgataaaacgtcacctggtagttggggtggcggaaaggttgccacacccagttattctgggccgagactggccaaaattcaaagaattgatgaaaaaaatggcagtctcagccacacacgtaaacgtggcagagaaaaaaaaaaaggaacggattggtgatgtgtttccttttcacactgaaatgttttcccctcttttccgtcctagaaaaacgaataaggagagacggaccgcaaaatgggagggagcgttgttgagacaaggctggggtctggtgggagagtgctgcaatggtaacaaacgccagtcgaagggagtgggaacgcagtgtgaccgagagagcgaggttactggaccgactagagcagatgttattccagcccctctcgatgtaccggacccgtggtactcaagcgcggacctagtgtggggccaacataacgacccgtcactggtgcacgcttggggacaggtccggtccattgaaggtaaggatgttgacggcgctggggcgctagtatatccacacttcagtatcaaggggcaattactgtatagggtaaacctagccgcgggcacaggacagcctgtaacacaattgttggttcccccgtcttgtcggctggaggtcatgaggctggcgcatgatatcccttttgcggggcacctcggagccgagaagacgagggaacggatattggctcgattctattgggtaggtcttcatactgatgtgtcgaaatatgtagccacatgcccagactgccagcgagtagcgccgggtcgagtgcgccccgcccctttggtcccactgccgattatttccactcctttcgagcgcattgcaatggacatagtcggccctttgctaccttctgactccgggtatacgcacattttagtagtggtggattatgcaacgcgatacccggaggcagttccattgaggtccactagtgccgctgcaatagccaccgagttagcacagattatggccagagtagggatccccaaggagattttgaccgatcacggaactaattttttgtccaatacgttacagcaggtgtacaaaatattaaaaatacgtcccatcaggacgtccgtttatcatccacaatcggacggtctggtggaacgttttaatcagaccttaaagtcgatgctgaggcgatttgtaacacaagagcagaaacattgggcatcacttctcccctacctcctttttgcagtgagagaagtgccgcagagttcaacggggttctccccctttgagctcctgtacggccggcagcctcgcggcattctcgacctgctgagagaggggtgggaggagcacaaaggctcgtctaaaaatgtggtgaagtatgtgctcctactcagagatcgcctggatttggtcggtcgtttggcccaagacaacctcagatcggctcagcaccgacaagagcagcattataacaaaaatgcacggattcgaacctttcgaccaggggacaaggtaatgctgctacttccctcatcagagtcaaaactgtgtgctaaatggcaggggccgtatgaggtgattcgggctatagggaaagtaaattatgaaattagacagcccgatcgccggaatgaacgtgaaatttaccacattaatttgttgaagccctggcaggcaagagaggtcttatttatagccccaggcaatatggaggatgatttaggtccctgtccagagaccccgagcacaagagcgatttcaatgggggaacaattagttccggatcagcaaagagagctgcgtaagcttattgaggagttcagtgatgttttttctgatgtgcccggcaggacgaacttagttgaatatgacattatctctcccccaggtgtcacagtgcgagagagaccgtaccggatcccggaaagtcgacgaagtggcgttcgcaaagaggtatgggatatgctcgagcttggagtgattgaaccttccaggagcgagtggtgcagtcctattgtaatagtggctaagaaggacggcaccaaccgcttctgcgtagatttcagaaaggtgaatgctattgccaagttcgatgcgtatcccatgcctcgggtcgacgaacttttagacagactgggaaaagcgaggtttatttccactctggacctgacgaagggatactggcaaatccctctaacccgcagctccagagagaaaaccgcattttcaacaccagaggggctgttccactttaaaaccatgccatttgggctacatggtgcgcccgctgcctttcagagactgatggaccaggttttacgcccacatcatgaatatgcagcagcgtatattgatgacgtggtgatttacagctccacctggcgagagcatttggctagggttgcagccgttcttcagtctctaagggcagcccggctgacagctaacttgaggaaatgtgcgtttgccaagacagagactcaatatttgggatttttaatggggaatggaagggtgagacctgtggtcaccaaaatccaggctttggttgatgcggcgatccccaaaaccaagactcaggtgaggtcactactgggcttagccggttattaccgccgcttcatccccgagtacgccacagtggttaacccgttagtcgacctcaccaaaaagagtgcgccaaatttaattaaatggtcagctgagtgtcagggggcgtttgatacgattaagcgtaaactttgccaggcccccactcttattaccccagatttcaccaagagattcatcctccacaccgacgcctcggatgtagggttgggtgcagtcttgtcccaaaaagtagctggagtagaacacccgatattgtacataagcaaaaaaatgttacctcgggaacgcaactactccgtagtcgaaaaagagtgtttagccattaaatgggctactcactctttacgatactacctgctgggacactcatttgatcttgtcacagaccacgccccactcaagtggttaagcacaatgaaggacagcaatgcccggataactcggtggtatctggcattgcagcccttcatgtaccatatggtacaccgtgcggggaaagaccaccaaaatgcggattatttttcccgggaggggggagcaatgggaaaggtagatttagccgagtgttccttcggctccactctgagcggtgggatatgtgacagaaatacaatgagttctggtgataaatcttcctcccgacctgtgagggcgctaaagaacgggaggagaagtatctggaagggctggcctgacagttcgtttccgggaccggaaagtgggtcagcctggaaggaagcgagactctgttgtaagaccgtattgatttga